In a genomic window of Pirellulales bacterium:
- a CDS encoding thioredoxin family protein, with product MSRGIARVAALAMFFLPTAIHAQGVFTDASSLAAGGPAEEVLEVSAQFTAPGADGFGALYVTAKIAKGWDIYSITQQKGGPVPTRVAPIYSKQFSIVGATRVWPKPHVKTEEVWKDLPIETHEGQVTWYAPVQFAPDVDLKTFAIEGSVTAQACNEQGCLPPKKHKFVAKLGEGVKLPPEADPVGPLESEREKPADKPATNEGAALGELLQPGTHTMLRGEVYPALAMPGGTVRLTITAEPQSPYHVYALEAADSGKGAYKPTLIQLTQTGGWTASEPVASAAPTEKKLVSGDKEELQRYYDKPVSWTIELAVPRDAAPGQQTLAGVIGYQSCFDGGCDRPTAARFEAAVTVAKDASAGTASALPVAFSPAKYKEASQLARAPEQAPDKGVVAAAPLPAASLAAADPLAGVVFEIADDDELSRMSLPLVMIFGFLGGLLLNLMPCVLPVIGLKVLSFVEQSGQSRGRILALNIWYSLGLISVFMVLATLAAFAGMGWGEMFSRPWFNIVLATVVFAMSLSFLGLWEIPIPGFIGGHTSHQLASREGATGAFCKGAITTVLATPCTGPFLSTALFWAASQNSSALVYAVFASVGVGMASPYLLIGAFPQLVRWLPKPGAWMETFKQAMGFVLLATLVYLLTLVPFASVVPTIALLFGVWAACWWIGRKQWSTSSRVKWLAWGQGIALASVVGVFAFTYLQREMDARLTQSFDAQFAKRLTTPMTTVAASDAGHIDWRPFDLASFHELAQAGQTILVDFTAPWCLTCQVLESAVLDTKPMRELLKKNNVATLQAQWIDEYPETGRMLEKLKSEQIPVVAIFPAGDWKRPIVLRGPQARGKYLDALAQAGPSKDMSTVAAAPTAMSVAK from the coding sequence ATGTCTCGCGGCATAGCACGGGTCGCTGCCTTGGCGATGTTCTTTCTGCCTACTGCGATCCACGCGCAAGGCGTGTTCACCGATGCAAGCTCGCTGGCCGCCGGTGGACCAGCCGAGGAAGTCCTGGAAGTCTCGGCGCAATTCACGGCGCCGGGCGCGGACGGTTTTGGCGCGCTCTACGTGACCGCCAAGATCGCCAAGGGTTGGGATATTTATTCCATCACCCAGCAGAAGGGCGGACCCGTGCCAACGCGGGTGGCGCCGATCTACTCCAAGCAATTTTCGATCGTGGGCGCCACCAGAGTTTGGCCCAAGCCGCATGTCAAGACCGAGGAGGTTTGGAAGGACCTGCCGATAGAGACGCACGAGGGACAGGTCACTTGGTACGCGCCGGTCCAGTTCGCGCCGGATGTTGATCTGAAGACCTTTGCGATCGAAGGGAGCGTCACCGCGCAGGCCTGCAACGAGCAAGGGTGCCTGCCTCCAAAGAAACATAAATTCGTGGCCAAGCTGGGCGAAGGGGTGAAGCTGCCGCCAGAGGCCGACCCGGTGGGGCCTTTGGAGAGCGAACGCGAGAAACCAGCCGACAAGCCCGCAACGAACGAGGGGGCCGCGCTGGGCGAGTTGCTCCAACCGGGCACGCACACCATGCTGCGCGGAGAAGTCTACCCGGCGCTGGCGATGCCCGGCGGTACGGTGCGGTTGACGATCACGGCCGAGCCGCAGTCGCCGTACCATGTTTACGCCTTGGAGGCGGCGGACAGCGGCAAGGGGGCGTACAAGCCAACCTTGATCCAACTGACGCAAACGGGGGGCTGGACCGCCAGTGAACCGGTCGCTAGCGCCGCGCCTACGGAAAAGAAGCTAGTCAGTGGCGACAAGGAAGAACTGCAGCGGTATTACGACAAACCCGTAAGTTGGACGATCGAACTGGCCGTGCCGCGCGACGCCGCGCCGGGCCAACAGACGCTGGCGGGGGTCATCGGCTACCAAAGCTGCTTTGACGGCGGATGCGATCGTCCCACCGCCGCTCGCTTTGAGGCGGCGGTGACAGTTGCCAAGGATGCCAGCGCGGGGACAGCCAGCGCGCTGCCGGTGGCGTTCTCGCCGGCCAAGTACAAGGAGGCGAGCCAACTCGCCCGCGCGCCCGAGCAAGCGCCGGATAAGGGAGTGGTCGCGGCAGCGCCATTACCCGCCGCGAGCTTGGCGGCGGCCGATCCCTTGGCGGGCGTGGTGTTCGAGATTGCCGACGACGACGAGTTGAGCCGGATGTCGCTGCCGCTGGTGATGATCTTTGGTTTTCTCGGCGGGTTGCTGCTGAACCTGATGCCCTGCGTGCTGCCGGTGATCGGACTCAAGGTCTTGTCGTTTGTCGAGCAGAGCGGACAGAGCCGGGGCCGCATCCTGGCCCTCAACATCTGGTACTCGCTGGGACTGATCTCGGTGTTCATGGTGCTGGCCACCCTGGCGGCATTCGCCGGTATGGGCTGGGGAGAGATGTTCTCGCGACCGTGGTTCAACATTGTGCTGGCCACGGTGGTGTTTGCGATGAGCTTGAGCTTTCTCGGCTTGTGGGAGATCCCGATTCCGGGTTTTATCGGTGGGCATACCTCGCATCAGTTGGCAAGTCGGGAGGGGGCGACCGGCGCGTTTTGCAAAGGGGCGATCACCACGGTGCTGGCCACCCCCTGCACGGGGCCATTTCTTTCCACGGCGCTTTTTTGGGCCGCCTCGCAAAACAGCTCCGCGCTGGTGTATGCGGTTTTCGCCAGCGTGGGAGTAGGGATGGCGAGCCCCTATCTTCTGATTGGCGCGTTTCCGCAACTGGTGCGCTGGCTTCCCAAGCCGGGCGCGTGGATGGAAACCTTCAAGCAGGCGATGGGCTTTGTGCTGTTGGCCACGCTGGTCTACCTGCTGACGCTCGTGCCGTTTGCCAGCGTGGTGCCGACCATCGCGCTGCTCTTTGGCGTATGGGCCGCCTGCTGGTGGATTGGCCGCAAGCAATGGAGCACCAGCAGTCGCGTGAAGTGGCTGGCCTGGGGACAAGGAATCGCGCTGGCCAGCGTGGTGGGCGTATTCGCATTCACCTATCTGCAGCGCGAGATGGACGCGCGGCTGACGCAATCGTTTGACGCCCAATTCGCCAAGCGGTTGACCACGCCGATGACAACCGTCGCAGCGAGCGACGCGGGGCACATCGACTGGCGACCATTCGATTTGGCGAGCTTTCACGAGTTGGCGCAGGCAGGCCAAACCATTCTGGTCGACTTCACCGCCCCCTGGTGCCTGACGTGCCAGGTGCTGGAGAGCGCCGTGCTCGACACCAAACCAATGCGCGAGTTGCTCAAGAAGAACAATGTCGCCACGCTGCAAGCGCAATGGATCGATGAGTATCCAGAAACGGGCCGCATGCTCGAAAAGCTCAAAAGCGAGCAGATACCGGTGGTGGCGATCTTTCCGGCGGGCGATTGGAAGCGGCCGATCGTGCTGCGCGGACCACAAGCGCGCGGCAAGTATCTCGACGCGCTGGCTCAGGCTGGCCCATCGAAGGATATGAGCACAGTGGCTGCTGCGCCAACGGCGATGTCGGTCGCCAAGTAG
- the purM gene encoding phosphoribosylformylglycinamidine cyclo-ligase, with the protein MAKVTYKDSGVDLDVYRESMSRLPRLLRRTHSPRVLPLEGGFAGLFQLDFESPLFARRYVDPVLVSCTDGVGTKLKVAALCGVHNTVGVDLVAMSVNDALCCGAEPLFFLDYVAMSHDDPALLEQIVEGITAGCLESDCALLGGETAIMPDIYTRGDYDLAGFCVGVVERRRLIDGSQIAPEDVVIGVASSGLHSNGFSLVRKIVFEVAGLQASDTVDELGTTVGEALLRPTRIYSRALRAILSHYRVKSVVHGVAHITGGGLRENLERIFPAGVQLQIDANSWQAPPIFNWLQRLGEVPDDEMARVFNMGIGLALVVSPFYADSIRSQLADLGLESWLIGRATSKN; encoded by the coding sequence ATGGCCAAAGTCACCTACAAGGATTCGGGCGTCGATCTCGATGTCTATCGCGAGTCGATGTCGCGCCTGCCAAGGCTGCTGCGCCGCACCCATTCCCCCCGCGTCTTGCCGCTCGAAGGGGGATTTGCCGGGCTGTTCCAACTCGATTTCGAAAGCCCGCTCTTCGCCCGCCGCTATGTCGACCCCGTGCTCGTCTCCTGCACCGATGGCGTCGGCACCAAACTCAAGGTGGCCGCGCTGTGCGGCGTGCATAACACGGTCGGCGTCGATCTGGTGGCGATGAGCGTGAACGACGCCTTGTGCTGTGGCGCCGAGCCGCTGTTCTTTCTCGACTACGTGGCCATGTCGCACGACGACCCCGCGCTGCTCGAACAGATTGTCGAGGGAATCACGGCCGGTTGTTTGGAAAGCGATTGCGCCCTGCTCGGCGGCGAAACGGCGATCATGCCCGACATCTACACCCGCGGCGATTACGATCTGGCCGGTTTCTGCGTCGGCGTGGTGGAGCGTCGCCGCTTGATCGATGGCAGCCAAATCGCGCCCGAAGATGTGGTGATCGGCGTGGCGTCGAGCGGATTGCACTCCAACGGCTTCAGCCTGGTGCGCAAGATCGTCTTCGAAGTCGCCGGGCTCCAAGCGAGCGACACGGTGGACGAACTGGGCACAACCGTCGGTGAGGCGCTGCTACGGCCCACGCGCATCTATAGTCGCGCCCTGCGCGCCATCCTTTCGCACTATCGCGTCAAGAGCGTGGTGCATGGCGTCGCCCATATCACCGGCGGCGGACTCCGCGAAAATCTCGAACGCATCTTCCCCGCCGGCGTGCAATTGCAAATCGATGCCAATAGCTGGCAGGCGCCCCCCATCTTCAACTGGCTTCAGCGACTGGGCGAAGTGCCAGACGACGAGATGGCCCGGGTGTTCAACATGGGTATCGGCCTGGCGCTAGTCGTTAGCCCCTTCTATGCCGACAGCATTCGCAGCCAACTTGCCGACCTGGGGCTGGAAAGCTGGCTCATTGGCCGAGCGACCAGCAAGAATTAG
- a CDS encoding aminotransferase class I/II-fold pyridoxal phosphate-dependent enzyme yields the protein MAQSPAKTDIDHLALLGGPPAFAQPVCVGRPNLGDPRQFFGRMQDVLQRRWLTNHGELTQEFERRIADQVETRHVVAVCNATVGLQIALRAAGVTGSVIVPAFTFVATAHAASWMGLRPILCDVAPGTYHLDPDRVAAAIAPDTTAILAVHTWGEPCHVDELSRLARRHGLRLLFDAAHAFGCSYRGRPIGGNGLAEVFSFHATKFLNSFEGGAIATDDDELAERARQMRDFGFNEADEVVDIGTNGKLCEAAAAMGLTNLECFEEFVAVNQSNYHAYRAGLRDIAGLTLMEYCDQEARNYQYVVLDVDARRFGLDRDQLWRLLASENVHARRYFYPGVHRAQPYVAQADPSQFPNTERLCGSTLTLPTGTGVDAAQIEAICRLLRFIGEQAAAIGERLAEAAAVLAPH from the coding sequence ATGGCGCAGTCGCCAGCCAAGACCGACATCGATCACCTCGCGCTATTGGGCGGGCCGCCGGCATTTGCCCAACCGGTATGCGTTGGCCGACCCAATCTGGGCGATCCGCGACAATTTTTTGGCCGCATGCAAGACGTGCTCCAGCGGCGCTGGCTCACCAATCATGGCGAGCTGACGCAAGAGTTTGAGCGGCGCATTGCCGACCAGGTTGAAACCCGGCACGTCGTGGCCGTTTGCAACGCGACGGTGGGATTGCAGATCGCGCTGCGCGCGGCCGGCGTCACCGGCTCGGTGATTGTGCCGGCGTTCACGTTCGTGGCCACGGCGCACGCGGCATCTTGGATGGGCCTGCGCCCGATTCTTTGCGACGTGGCGCCAGGAACCTATCACCTCGATCCCGACCGAGTTGCGGCGGCGATCGCGCCCGACACCACGGCGATACTGGCGGTGCATACCTGGGGCGAGCCGTGCCATGTCGACGAGTTGTCGCGATTGGCGCGGCGGCATGGTCTGCGGTTGTTGTTCGACGCGGCGCACGCCTTTGGTTGTTCGTATCGCGGTCGGCCGATTGGCGGAAACGGCCTGGCGGAGGTGTTCAGCTTTCACGCGACCAAGTTTCTCAATTCGTTCGAAGGAGGCGCCATCGCCACCGATGACGACGAACTGGCCGAGCGCGCCAGGCAGATGCGCGACTTTGGCTTCAACGAGGCCGACGAGGTGGTCGATATCGGCACCAACGGCAAGCTGTGCGAAGCGGCCGCCGCCATGGGATTGACCAACCTGGAATGTTTTGAGGAGTTCGTGGCGGTCAACCAGTCGAACTACCACGCGTACCGAGCGGGGCTACGCGATATCGCCGGTCTAACGCTCATGGAGTACTGCGATCAGGAGGCCCGCAACTATCAGTATGTGGTGCTCGACGTGGACGCGCGGCGGTTTGGACTCGATCGCGATCAGCTTTGGCGGCTATTGGCGAGTGAGAACGTGCATGCGCGGCGCTACTTTTATCCGGGCGTGCATCGCGCCCAGCCGTACGTGGCGCAGGCCGATCCGAGTCAGTTTCCCAATACCGAGCGGCTTTGCGGCAGCACATTGACGCTGCCCACCGGCACGGGAGTCGACGCCGCGCAAATCGAAGCAATTTGCCGACTGCTGCGGTTCATTGGGGAACAGGCCGCCGCGATTGGCGAGCGCCTGGCGGAGGCCGCGGCCGTTTTGGCGCCGCACTAG
- a CDS encoding glycosyltransferase: MRVLIVSAGSLGDTLPALAWAKELRARGHEAVIQGSGYYRGLFDEAGIEFEPMWDAEQHQEIVRGIQHWPHGEAADAWMNALPQTIERAYDFVLRRYKPGETLVVAQFYMFGARIANEHLGAPLVTMHLQPMVLRSVYDPVGLPRWTPRWTLRVIDRAIDLVVDRAAGPIINNFRARFGLPPQRRVLKGWCHSPQLGIGFFPDWFSPPQPDWPPNTQLVGFPIPEFDSARYDPAPVEKFLAAGDPPLVFTTSSVARGPEAYFDVAVEAARRLGRRAILLSTQTDRQATDLPPHVRQFPFVPLKSLLPRSAAHVHHAGSGSIAQSLLAGVPQLTAPHGFDQHDLSRRLERLGVSAHLRAGEFTIERVTSELARLLASPAVAERCQYYANRQRESNPIETASELLESFFATTQRAPSAAAR, from the coding sequence ATGCGCGTCCTGATCGTCTCCGCCGGCAGCCTGGGAGACACCCTCCCCGCCTTGGCCTGGGCCAAGGAGCTGCGCGCGCGCGGACACGAGGCAGTGATCCAGGGAAGCGGCTATTACCGCGGTCTGTTCGATGAGGCGGGCATCGAATTCGAGCCAATGTGGGACGCCGAGCAGCATCAAGAGATCGTCCGCGGCATCCAGCATTGGCCGCATGGCGAGGCCGCCGACGCCTGGATGAACGCGCTGCCCCAGACCATCGAGCGGGCTTACGACTTCGTGCTGCGCCGCTACAAACCAGGCGAGACTCTCGTGGTGGCGCAGTTCTACATGTTTGGCGCGCGCATCGCCAACGAGCATCTCGGCGCGCCGCTGGTCACCATGCACCTGCAACCGATGGTGCTGCGCAGCGTGTACGATCCCGTCGGCCTGCCGCGCTGGACACCACGCTGGACGCTGCGCGTAATCGACCGCGCCATCGACCTGGTGGTCGATCGCGCCGCCGGACCCATCATCAACAATTTCCGCGCGCGGTTTGGGCTGCCGCCGCAGCGGCGAGTGCTAAAGGGGTGGTGTCATTCGCCGCAACTGGGCATTGGCTTTTTTCCAGATTGGTTTTCGCCCCCCCAGCCCGATTGGCCTCCCAATACGCAACTGGTCGGCTTTCCCATTCCCGAATTCGACTCGGCCCGGTACGACCCGGCGCCGGTTGAAAAGTTCTTGGCCGCCGGCGATCCACCGCTGGTGTTCACCACCTCCTCGGTGGCGCGCGGACCAGAAGCGTACTTCGACGTGGCGGTCGAAGCGGCCAGGCGGTTGGGGCGCCGGGCGATTCTTCTGAGCACGCAAACCGATCGGCAAGCGACCGACCTGCCGCCGCACGTGCGCCAGTTTCCCTTTGTGCCGCTGAAGAGCCTGCTGCCACGCTCCGCCGCGCATGTGCATCACGCAGGCAGCGGCAGCATCGCGCAGAGCCTGCTGGCGGGAGTGCCGCAACTGACCGCCCCGCACGGTTTCGATCAGCACGATTTGAGCCGTCGGCTCGAACGGCTTGGCGTGTCGGCGCACTTGCGGGCCGGCGAATTCACCATCGAGCGCGTGACCAGCGAACTGGCCCGCCTGCTCGCCTCCCCCGCCGTGGCCGAGCGCTGCCAGTACTACGCCAACCGGCAACGCGAGTCGAATCCGATCGAGACAGCCAGCGAGCTCCTGGAATCGTTCTTCGCAACGACCCAGCGCGCGCCTTCCGCCGCCGCTCGCTAG
- a CDS encoding Mrp/NBP35 family ATP-binding protein yields MSISAEQVRAALSEFPDPESGRSLTQMDQVNALNVSADAIELRLGLTTLSAPLWKETRARVEELLRAKFPAVQRIDIEIEAHERPPQRLGEVGLPAKCVVAVGSGKGGVGKSTIAASIAYGLRRAGCAVGLMDADVYGPSIPHLVGRNERPALIDKRIQPIEVDGLKVMSMGFLVPANEAVVWRGPMLHGAITQFLRDTEWGALDYLIIDMPPGTGDIALTLSQLLPLTGAVVVCTPQDVALLDAMKAITMFGKVNIPVLGMVENMSYFACPDCGKRYEIFGSGGAKRRAAELQIPFLGEVPINIQMRVNGDEGRVGASFDDPASAPFLEGICQRLVRGICASRAAAPPMPSLPVL; encoded by the coding sequence ATGAGCATTTCCGCCGAGCAGGTTCGCGCCGCGTTGTCCGAATTTCCCGATCCCGAAAGCGGGCGCAGCCTGACGCAAATGGACCAGGTCAATGCGCTCAACGTTTCGGCCGACGCGATTGAACTGCGGCTGGGGCTGACGACGCTTTCGGCGCCGCTGTGGAAGGAAACGCGGGCCCGCGTCGAGGAGCTGCTGCGGGCGAAGTTTCCGGCAGTTCAACGCATCGACATCGAGATCGAAGCGCACGAACGTCCGCCGCAACGATTGGGCGAGGTGGGCCTGCCCGCCAAGTGCGTGGTCGCGGTTGGCTCTGGCAAGGGGGGCGTGGGCAAGAGCACCATCGCCGCGAGCATCGCCTATGGGCTGCGCCGCGCTGGCTGCGCGGTAGGGTTGATGGACGCTGACGTCTATGGCCCCAGCATCCCGCACCTGGTGGGCCGCAACGAGCGCCCGGCGCTGATCGACAAGCGCATTCAGCCCATCGAGGTCGATGGGCTGAAGGTCATGTCGATGGGGTTTCTGGTTCCGGCCAACGAGGCGGTGGTCTGGCGCGGCCCCATGTTGCATGGCGCGATCACGCAATTTTTGCGCGACACCGAATGGGGCGCGCTCGATTATTTGATTATCGACATGCCGCCGGGCACGGGAGACATCGCGCTCACCTTGTCGCAGTTGTTGCCGCTGACGGGAGCAGTGGTGGTCTGCACGCCGCAAGACGTGGCGCTGTTGGACGCGATGAAGGCGATCACCATGTTCGGCAAGGTGAACATCCCAGTGCTTGGCATGGTGGAGAACATGAGCTACTTCGCCTGCCCCGATTGCGGCAAGCGCTACGAGATTTTCGGCAGCGGAGGCGCCAAGCGGCGGGCCGCGGAGTTGCAGATACCGTTTTTGGGCGAGGTGCCGATCAATATCCAGATGCGCGTGAACGGCGACGAGGGTCGGGTGGGGGCGAGCTTTGACGACCCGGCGTCGGCCCCGTTTCTGGAGGGGATTTGCCAGCGGCTGGTGCGGGGGATTTGCGCGTCGCGGGCGGCGGCCCCGCCGATGCCGAGTCTGCCGGTTTTGTAG